One genomic segment of Carassius auratus strain Wakin chromosome 29, ASM336829v1, whole genome shotgun sequence includes these proteins:
- the LOC113047925 gene encoding leucine-rich repeat neuronal protein 3-like produces the protein MKDISFVDYLLVGLAVTTLVLAAEERVNCPKLCVCEIRPWFSPSSVYMEAPTVDCNDLGLFDLPMRLPSDTQVILLQTNNIAKIEYPLDYLPNITEIDLSQNNLSSISDVNIGHLPQLLSLHMEENWICALLDNSLSQLTNLQELYLNHNLISLISPEAFRGLQSLLRLHLNSNRLQSIKSEWFEPLPNLEILMIGENPVLSIQDMNFKPLRNLRSLVLTRMNLSQISDDSFLGLDNLESISFYDNTFPKVPHGALKHLKSLKFLDLNKNPIGRIQRGDFVDMLHLKELGINSMPELVSIDSFALNNLPELTKIEATNNPKLSYVHPNAFYRLPRLETLMLNGNALSALHRITVESLPNLREVSMHSNPIRCDCVVRWMNMNKTNIRFMEPDSLFCVEPPEYEGQHVRQVHFREMMEICLPLISAESFPTQISVESGRSVSLHCRAFAEPEPDIYWVTPSGRRVNPNAVSERFYMHPEGTLDIYDITKSEAGLYTCVAHNLVGADLKSVSLEVNGYFPQPVNDSLNVNIESVQANSVLISWNASHGSLAPNIKWYTMPTANHPTVVFTARVPSDVTVYNLTHLNPATQYKVCVDIHSIHHKHDTKCANVQTKGLQQAVKDLERWDMALIAAFGVLFIAISVACFLIYVFMRNNCIYGELKRCPSKMALMSETSQQSPFTRLWISGKGMPAAVEVKATVINVLDNAF, from the coding sequence ATGAAGGACATATCATTTGTGGATTATTTGCTAGTGGGCCTTGCAGTGACTACCTTGGTCCTTGCTGCAGAAGAGAGAGTAAATTGTCCCAAACTTTGCGTTTGTGAGATTAGACCCTGGTTTTCCCCTAGCTCTGTATATATGGAGGCTCCCACTGTTGACTGTAATGACCTCGGACTTTTTGACCTGCCCATGAGATTGCCATCTGATACACAAGTCATTTTACTGCAGACCAACAACATTGCTAAGATTGAGTACCCTTTGGATTACCTTCCAAACATCACTGAGATTGATCTCTCACAAAACAACCTGTCATCAATAAGTGATGTCAATATTGGCCATCTCCCTCAACTCTTATCCCTACACATGGAGGAAAACTGGATATGTGCCCTATTAGACAACAGCCTTTCTCAACTGACCAACCTTCAGGAGCTCTACCTAAATCATAACCTCATCTCCTTGATTTCTCCCGAGGCTTTTCGTGGCCTTCAGAGCTTGCTGAGACTTCACCTCAACTCCAACCGGCTTCAAAGTATAAAAAGCGAATGGTTTGAGCCCTTACCAAATTTGGAAATTCTAATGATTGGGGAAAATCCTGTCCTCTCTATTCAGGATATGAACTTCAAGCCTCTGAGAAACCTTCGCAGCCTGGTTCTTACTAGAATGAACTTGTCACAGATATCAGATGATtcatttctgggccttgacaaTCTGGAGAGTATCTCATTCTATGATAATACATTCCCTAAGGTACCCCATGGTGCTCTCAAGCATCTTAAGAGCCTCAAGTTTTTGGATCTTAATAAGAACCCCATTGGCCGAATTCAAAGGGGCGACTTTGTGGACATGCTCCATCTTAAGGAGCTGGGCATTAACAGTATGCCTGAGTTGGTGTCCATTGATAGTTTTGCCCTCAACAATCTCCCAGAACTCACCAAAATCGAAGCCACCAACAACCCAAAACTTTCCTATGTGCATCCAAATGCTTTCTATAGGTTGCCAAGGCTGGAAACTCTAATGTTAAATGGTAATGCTTTAAGTGCCCTCCACAGGATCACAGTGGAGTCCCTTCCAAATCTCCGGGAGGTTAGCATGCACTCTAACCCCATCCGCTGTGACTGCGTTGTACGGTGGATGAACATGAACAAGACAAACATTCGCTTCATGGAGCCTGATTCCCTGTTTTGTGTGGAACCTCCAGAGTATGAAGGTCAGCATGTGCGGCAGGTTCACTTCAGAGAGATGATGGAGATCTGTCTGCCTCTCATCTCCGCAGAAAGCTTCCCCACACAAATCAGTGTGGAAAGTGGGAGATCTGTGTCTCTTCACTGCCGTGCCTTTGCTGAACCTGAGCCAGACATTTACTGGGTGACTCCGTCAGGGAGAAGGGTCAATCCAAATGCTGTTTCTGAGAGATTCTACATGCACCCTGAAGGCACCCTTGATATTTATGATATCACTAAGAGTGAAGCTGGATTGTACACATGTGTGGCACACAATCTTGTTGGGGCAGACCTGAAATCTGTATCATTGGAGGTAAATGGCTACTTCCCACAACCAGTCAATGACTCACTGAATGTTAACATTGAATCTGTACAGGCCAACTCTGTGTTAATATCCTGGAATGCCTCTCACGGTAGCCTGGCACCAAACATTAAGTGGTATACAATGCCCACTGCAAACCATCCAACTGTGGTATTCACAGCTAGGGTACCATCTGATGTGACTGTATATAATCTCACACATCTCAACCCTGCTACacagtacaaagtgtgtgtggaCATTCACAGCATCCATCATAAACATGACACCAAGTGTGCCAATGTCCAAACTAAAGGATTACAACAAGCCGTAAAGGATTTGGAGAGGTGGGACATGGCACTTATTGCTGCTTTTGGTGTGCTTTTCATTGCAATCTCAGTGGCTTGCTTTCTGATTTATGTCTTTATGAGGAACAACTGCATTTATGGAGAACTGAAGCGATGCCCTTCCAAAATGGCTCTGATGTCTGAGACCAGCCAGCAGTCTCCCTTTACAAGGCTCTGGATTTCTGGGAAAGGGATGCCAGCTGCTGTTGAGGTGAAAGCCACAGTCATAAATGTGTTGGACAATGCATTTTAA